Genomic segment of Bacillota bacterium:
GCAAAACCTGATGGAAGCAGAGCAGACCTTTCGTAAAAAAGAAGGAGAGCACAACACTTTTGTGCGGGAAAGGGAAGCACTAAGGAATCGCCTCGAAAATCTTTCTCAACACCAGCGATCCCTTCAGATTGAACACGATCGGCTCAAGACCGACTTGGTCCAAGCAGATTATCATTTTGCCGAACTGGTGACCCGGACGGGCAAGCCTGACCGCGGGGAACTGGAGACAGCTCTCCGGGAGAAAATGAGGCTTGAAACAGAAATTGCCACTACCCGAGCCCGGCTAGAGAATTGCCTTGGTCCTGCCGGGTCCTGGCCCGAGCGATTCCTCGAGCTTCGTCCCTTCTTCGAGCGCTGCCCGCGGCCGCGCCCGGTTGAAGAGCTGGCGCCGCTGGTGGAGGAACTGGAAACCAAAGCCCGGCGGCTCAAAGAGGATGAGCGCGCCCTGCAAAACAGGTACGAATCCCTGCTTCGCCAGGAGCTGGAAGTTTCGCGGGACCTTTTGGCTGCCGGATGCGCAGATATAGGAACACTCGCTTCCCGCCTCACGGAAGCGGAAGCGGTCCTGAAGGATACCGTGAAAAGGGCCCTTGCCGCCCTGTGGGCGCAGCGGGTTATCGAGGCTGCAAAGGAAGATTTAGAAAATGCGCTCCTGGAGCCGCTGGCGCGCGCCGCCGGAATCTTTTACCGGATTACCGGCCGGTACCACACTCTGTCTTACACGCGCCAGGCGGGTGATGTGGTATTTAAAGTAGCAGGTGACGGCGTGGAGTACGCAGAGGAGGCGTTAAGCGACGGGACAAAAGCCCAGTTCCTGCTTTCCTTCAGACTGGCGGTTCTGGAAAACCTCCTCCGGGACGAAAAGGGTTTCCTGGTCCTGGATGACCCGCTGCTTAACGCTTCTGAAACCCGGAAGCGGCGGGCCGTAGCGGTTTTACTGGATTATGTCCGGGAGGGGTGGCAGATATTTTATCTCACCGTTGACGGCGTCACGGCGAATCTCTTTCAAGAGCAGGGGAACGGGGTTGTTGAAGTGTTGAAAGTCGAGGACATTATGGAAATTTCCAGGACTGAAGCAGGGAGAGGCGTTCAAGAAGAGAATTTAGCAAACAGGGAGGGATCGCCGTGATCATTTTGGGGATCGACCCAGGGGTTGTTTCGACGGGGTACGGGGTTTTAAAAATTAAGCAAAGACAGATTGAGTTAATCGATTATGGTACAATAAAAGTGAATAGCGAATGTGAACTTCCCTCCCGCCTGGCCGGTATCTATAAAAAAATGGAAAGAATCTGTGTGCACTATCGACCGGATGCGCTGGCTGTAGAGGATGTTTTTTTCAACCGGAATACAAAGACGGCTCTTGCGGTTGGCCACGTGCGGGGGGCGATTATGCTTGCCGCCGCCCATCACGGTTTAGCGGTTTTTACTTACACGCCCCTGCAAATTAAGCAAGCAATCACCGGCTACGGGCGGGCCGGTAAAGAACAGGTGCAGCGGATGTTAAAGATCATCTTAAAACTCCCGGAGCTTCCCCAGCCCGATCATGCCGCCGATGCCCTCGCCGCAGCACTTTGTCATTATTACCAGGGGGAACACCAGGACAAAAATGAGCGGGGGGAAGCCCGATGATCTCTTTTCTCCGGGGGAACCTTATTTGCATAGAGGAAAATCGAATAACGCTCGACGTATGCGGGGTCGGATATGAGGTATTTGTTCCCTCCGGTTTAATTCAGAGTCTCCCTGCTCCCGGACAGGAGGTTAAAATCCATACGCACCTGTATGTCCGGGATGAATGTTTGCAGCTTTACGGTTTCCTTGATCCCCAGGACCGGATGCTTTTTCGTTTGCTGCTGAGGACGCCGGGGATCGGCCCGCGCCTTGCTCTTACAATTTTGGATACTTTACGGGGAGAAGAGCTTTTATCAATGATCTCTCAAGGTAATTTCGAGGGTCTCCTGCGGGTCCCGGGCGTGGGAAGGAAATCGGCCCAGCGGCTCATTCTCGAGCTTAAAGAAAGGCTTCCGGGCCAGCTTGTGCGCAAGGGCCAGGAGGTGACTGCCTCTACCGTACCGGTCTTTGAAGAGGTTTCCCAGGCCCTTTTAGCCCTTGGTTATAACCGTCAGGAAACCGAGTGTATTTTAAAGAAAATTCAAGATAGAAAAGATAAAAAAGCGACCGTTTCTGCCCCCGAACTGTTGCGG
This window contains:
- the ruvC gene encoding crossover junction endodeoxyribonuclease RuvC yields the protein MIILGIDPGVVSTGYGVLKIKQRQIELIDYGTIKVNSECELPSRLAGIYKKMERICVHYRPDALAVEDVFFNRNTKTALAVGHVRGAIMLAAAHHGLAVFTYTPLQIKQAITGYGRAGKEQVQRMLKIILKLPELPQPDHAADALAAALCHYYQGEHQDKNERGEAR
- the ruvA gene encoding Holliday junction branch migration protein RuvA, which translates into the protein MISFLRGNLICIEENRITLDVCGVGYEVFVPSGLIQSLPAPGQEVKIHTHLYVRDECLQLYGFLDPQDRMLFRLLLRTPGIGPRLALTILDTLRGEELLSMISQGNFEGLLRVPGVGRKSAQRLILELKERLPGQLVRKGQEVTASTVPVFEEVSQALLALGYNRQETECILKKIQDRKDKKATVSAPELLRDALRALGKEKG